The Helicobacter mustelae genome has a segment encoding these proteins:
- a CDS encoding META domain-containing protein, which translates to MLKFFSLIVVFVLSGCGLLDLFKGSFSGNNWEIEKIVIQGKSYDGLRGMKDHALKLLSTKDEVKDDAQNNQDPLASMDGNQEMSPEDLQELAQKDNVSSLRFDTKQNRIYGDAGCNNFSADYSWKDADDIEIYEINITRRICNPPSLMDFELLFAQNLKGLFFVEKKGKTAMILRNKDVQIYLKSL; encoded by the coding sequence TTGTTAAAGTTTTTTTCATTGATTGTTGTTTTTGTATTGAGTGGTTGTGGTCTGCTAGATCTTTTTAAGGGCAGTTTTTCTGGCAATAACTGGGAGATTGAAAAGATTGTTATACAGGGGAAGAGTTATGATGGGCTTAGGGGTATGAAGGATCATGCCCTAAAGCTCCTAAGCACAAAGGATGAAGTAAAGGATGACGCCCAAAATAATCAAGATCCTCTAGCAAGTATGGATGGCAATCAAGAGATGAGCCCAGAGGATCTACAAGAGCTCGCGCAAAAAGACAATGTTTCTTCTCTGCGCTTTGATACCAAGCAAAATCGCATCTATGGCGATGCGGGTTGTAATAATTTTTCTGCAGATTATTCTTGGAAAGATGCAGATGACATTGAGATCTATGAGATTAATATCACCAGAAGGATTTGCAATCCACCAAGTCTGATGGATTTTGAACTCCTCTTTGCTCAGAATCTCAAGGGGCTGTTTTTCGTAGAAAAAAAGGGCAAAACTGCCATGATCTTGAGAAACAAAGATGTGCAAATCTATCTCAAGAGTCTATGA
- a CDS encoding TerB family tellurite resistance protein → MEYLLLIIAAGVVFYLYQSLKEYLKNPIEPRSKKEKAEKLEYDLKEDPYYVTPKTQEEQFGATELGVCLAICAKTPNRARMQEGYDVLMDHLLEQYFSNNPLEEKYKDLAKQACGKEDTRGLIALAKEFLTLSYAEYKKRLKFVEFLLLLGYLDGVLDNEEKEYLLDVAANLELDNQDFNALYDAYAEKFAKEIPALPDFESEEAKLLALQTRVRGSNSNFLDVKSRDFLSLAYDCAQICKTPIQESNSSLDNPA, encoded by the coding sequence ATGGAATATTTATTATTGATTATCGCTGCTGGGGTGGTTTTCTATCTCTATCAGAGCCTCAAGGAATATCTCAAAAATCCCATCGAGCCTAGAAGCAAAAAAGAGAAGGCAGAAAAGCTCGAATATGATCTCAAAGAAGATCCCTACTATGTCACGCCAAAGACGCAAGAGGAGCAATTTGGTGCCACTGAGCTTGGGGTCTGCCTGGCAATCTGCGCCAAAACTCCCAACCGTGCAAGGATGCAGGAGGGCTATGATGTGTTAATGGATCATCTTTTGGAGCAGTATTTCTCAAATAATCCACTTGAGGAAAAATACAAAGATCTCGCAAAGCAAGCCTGTGGGAAAGAGGATACTCGAGGTCTCATCGCGCTAGCAAAGGAGTTTTTGACTCTGAGCTATGCAGAATACAAGAAGCGCCTAAAATTTGTAGAATTTTTGCTGCTTTTGGGCTATCTAGATGGTGTGCTAGATAATGAGGAAAAAGAATACCTTCTAGATGTGGCGGCAAATCTTGAGCTTGATAATCAAGACTTTAACGCACTTTATGATGCGTATGCGGAGAAATTTGCCAAGGAAATCCCAGCTTTGCCAGATTTTGAGAGTGAAGAAGCCAAGCTTTTGGCATTGCAAACACGAGTGCGCGGCTCTAATAGCAACTTTTTGGATGTGAAGTCTAGGGATTTTTTAAGCCTTGCATATGATTGCGCACAAATCTGCAAAACCCCCATCCAAGAATCAAACTCTAGTCTAGATAATCCCGCCTAA